From a region of the Methanolobus tindarius DSM 2278 genome:
- the mtaC gene encoding methanol--corrinoid protein MtaC, with translation MLDIDPTGILVRYNVKLESELTPDEIARELFPRDILLRNIVEAVFEGDEDEVIVTLKDAVKEGKDPISLIDDALMAGMDIVSRLYEDGHLFLPDVMIASHAMTDGIEYCKQISGKTHEWKGTVVSYVVEGDIHDIGKKILTVLLKSNGYEVIDLGSDVPTDEVISAVLKYNPIMITGTSLMTTTMYSFMEVNNRLLENDIRIPLVCGGGAVTQDFVMNYELGIYCEDAALVPKIADSILMNKSIDELREQFHVH, from the coding sequence ATGCTAGATATAGACCCTACGGGTATCCTTGTCAGGTATAATGTTAAGTTAGAATCAGAGTTAACTCCTGATGAGATAGCAAGAGAACTATTCCCTAGAGATATTCTATTAAGAAATATAGTTGAAGCGGTTTTTGAAGGTGATGAGGACGAGGTTATAGTTACTCTCAAAGATGCTGTCAAAGAAGGCAAAGATCCGATATCCCTCATCGATGATGCCCTTATGGCAGGTATGGATATAGTATCCCGGTTGTATGAGGATGGCCACCTTTTCCTTCCGGATGTTATGATCGCATCCCATGCAATGACCGATGGTATTGAATACTGCAAGCAAATATCCGGTAAAACTCATGAATGGAAGGGAACTGTTGTTTCCTATGTTGTGGAAGGCGATATTCATGATATCGGCAAGAAGATTCTGACAGTGCTTTTGAAGTCAAATGGTTATGAAGTAATTGATCTTGGAAGTGATGTGCCTACTGATGAAGTAATCAGTGCCGTATTGAAATACAATCCTATAATGATAACCGGCACTTCCCTGATGACAACAACCATGTATTCTTTCATGGAGGTTAATAACCGTCTCCTTGAAAATGATATCAGAATCCCTCTTGTATGTGGAGGGGGCGCTGTAACCCAGGACTTTGTTATGAATTATGAACTCGGCATATACTGTGAAGATGCCGCATTGGTGCCTAAAATTGCAGATTCTATTCTCATGAACAAAAGTATAGATGAGCTAAGGGAACAGTTTCATGTACATTGA
- a CDS encoding protease inhibitor I42 family protein gives MNIRLFTVAAVVLLVCMTCGCVSESDDTGEYESNASIDDINTTTPDVEEQPGITDNSGVSIGTMSNVTQHFSENESQSTAYAIIGDTIIVTLQENPTTGYSWNMTYSEGLKLKEDVYAEASIRAEMVGAPGYHTWIFEVTDMDEQNISAIYIRPWEEPTGTEDSYELTIDVIPESELITDTGIVTYNNLEGGFYGIIGADDTNYDPINLPDDFKTDGTEIRFTAYQRDDMMSFHMWGQIIELRTISPIL, from the coding sequence ATGAATATCAGATTATTTACGGTTGCAGCAGTTGTTTTGCTTGTATGCATGACTTGCGGCTGTGTATCAGAAAGCGACGATACAGGTGAGTACGAATCCAACGCAAGTATTGATGACATCAACACTACAACACCAGACGTAGAAGAACAACCGGGAATCACAGACAATTCTGGTGTTTCCATAGGTACAATGTCAAATGTTACTCAACACTTTTCAGAGAATGAGAGCCAAAGCACAGCCTATGCTATTATTGGCGATACAATAATCGTTACTCTCCAAGAAAATCCAACAACCGGATATTCATGGAATATGACATACAGTGAAGGACTTAAACTTAAAGAGGATGTATACGCTGAAGCAAGTATTAGAGCAGAAATGGTAGGTGCACCAGGTTACCACACATGGATTTTTGAAGTAACCGACATGGATGAGCAGAACATATCCGCAATTTACATACGGCCATGGGAAGAACCTACAGGAACCGAAGACAGTTATGAATTGACCATCGATGTCATTCCGGAAAGTGAACTCATAACTGACACAGGAATTGTGACATACAATAATCTTGAAGGCGGATTTTATGGAATCATAGGCGCTGACGATACAAATTATGACCCGATTAACCTGCCAGATGACTTCAAAACTGATGGAACAGAAATCAGATTCACCGCCTATCAACGTGACGATATGATGAGCTTCCACATGTGGGGACAGATAATAGAACTACGGACCATAAGTCCTATTCTCTAA
- a CDS encoding uracil-xanthine permease family protein, with the protein MKRIVLGFQHVLAMFGATVTVPLVVGSAIGLSLSEIAVMMQAVLFAMGIATLLQTFIGSKFPIVQGSSFAFIPGLIAIGSGIGLAAAEGALIVGGIIEGLTGALGLIGKLKKLFSPLVTGITIMLVGFSLANVAVMYTFNYYADAAGTSILPSSIIAIVTFITTILVALKAKGTYKTMPVIAGVVVGYILSMAFGLVDFSLVKSMPIVSLPKLLPWGTPVFDVSAIIILLFAFMVSIIESVGDYHAISTIADLPIDNKKINNGIASEGLSCSIAGVFGACGTTSYSENIGLVALTRVSSVQVVQIGAGILILFSLIPKFSGLLASIPAPVLGGLTTALYGMIGVTGLKLIKDRVELNDRNTLILASSLVLGLGAPQLPAEFLANFPQIIASILESGMAVGAISAIIMDQLLK; encoded by the coding sequence ATGAAGCGGATTGTTTTAGGATTCCAGCACGTGCTGGCTATGTTTGGTGCTACAGTGACAGTCCCTCTGGTTGTTGGTTCTGCCATTGGGCTTTCACTTTCGGAAATTGCAGTGATGATGCAGGCTGTTCTTTTTGCAATGGGAATTGCAACCCTGCTGCAGACTTTTATAGGTTCTAAATTCCCAATTGTCCAGGGTTCAAGTTTTGCTTTTATTCCGGGTCTTATTGCCATTGGTTCCGGCATTGGCCTGGCGGCTGCAGAAGGCGCTCTTATTGTTGGCGGTATCATTGAAGGACTAACCGGTGCCTTAGGTCTTATCGGTAAACTGAAAAAACTGTTCTCCCCACTGGTTACGGGAATCACTATTATGCTTGTGGGTTTCTCACTTGCCAATGTGGCTGTTATGTACACATTCAACTATTATGCTGATGCAGCAGGCACAAGTATCCTGCCCTCTTCTATAATTGCTATAGTGACATTCATTACAACTATTCTTGTTGCTCTCAAGGCAAAAGGGACCTACAAGACAATGCCGGTCATTGCAGGTGTAGTTGTAGGATACATTCTGAGTATGGCATTTGGTCTTGTTGATTTCAGTCTTGTGAAGAGCATGCCTATTGTAAGTCTTCCAAAACTGCTTCCATGGGGAACTCCTGTTTTTGATGTCAGTGCTATCATAATCCTGCTCTTTGCTTTCATGGTAAGCATTATCGAGAGTGTGGGTGACTATCATGCAATCTCAACAATTGCTGATCTGCCTATTGACAATAAGAAAATAAACAATGGTATAGCTTCAGAAGGTCTGTCCTGTTCCATTGCAGGTGTTTTCGGTGCATGCGGTACAACCAGTTATTCCGAAAACATTGGTCTGGTTGCCCTGACAAGGGTTTCAAGTGTTCAGGTCGTTCAGATTGGTGCCGGAATTCTCATCCTGTTTTCACTGATTCCTAAATTCTCCGGTCTGCTGGCATCAATTCCTGCACCGGTTCTCGGAGGACTTACAACAGCATTGTATGGAATGATCGGTGTTACAGGCCTGAAACTTATCAAGGACAGGGTAGAGCTTAATGACAGGAACACGCTTATTCTTGCCAGTTCTCTGGTTCTGGGACTTGGAGCTCCTCAGCTTCCTGCAGAATTCCTTGCGAATTTCCCACAGATTATTGCAAGCATACTAGAATCCGGAATGGCAGTAGGTGCTATTTCAGCAATAATAATGGATCAGTTGCTCAAATAG
- a CDS encoding M4 family metallopeptidase, translated as MYEPVRKQKDILDKLKNVDVNVDIKWDEHTGIPLRVKGLLAKAEKKDPGMAAIEFMEVNKDLYLLNSVNKEMLVKRIDTDRIGARHVRMQQVYKELPVFGSEIIVHIDADDNIKGTTGKLTPEIDLPDKAKVTGEEALKTVLEDDKNNSRGKLHAEPTLMVLSQFVKEPHLVWHVTVDGIDKDLGGDETPAKWEYFVDALNGKVVWKYNNEQGHTRTTGSGIGTYAGSVTINTLHDHGTAKYLLEDQWVPSSARVITHDANGGYPPAPVSEDNNNNWSASGQGPDVDCHLYTRMVYDYYFTVHGRDSYDDAGADMHIYANCGSGWNNATWNGSYVKIGNGDGSRYNSLCALDIIAHEWTHAVTEHTAGLVYSNESGALNESMSDVFGALISGNWLIGEEPWLPTTAPALRNMEDPTNGGQYDPANPIDSSRAGHQPDHTGDQYTGYSDNGGVHINSGIMNKAAYLIATGGTHRGIRICEGLGRDVLGLIYYQALTTHLVSSSDFSDMRDAVLDSLDDLYSSNPHYSRWRASIINAFAAVGIGTAVTCPFTCWIAPMICPPSPHVLCPPAPGFVCPPAPYICPPAPDFVCPPSPMIVCPPSPYIACPPSPGLSCLPGPDPLPYDPYIRVKNPVITLKTDIIEIVGIGRETATLFKGSSISTLGDFLKATENSKKIAELSETLGISETRIHDWRKKTLVMLGEIK; from the coding sequence ATGTACGAACCTGTCAGGAAACAAAAGGATATACTCGACAAGTTGAAAAATGTCGATGTAAACGTAGATATCAAATGGGATGAACATACGGGTATCCCATTAAGGGTTAAAGGCTTGCTTGCAAAAGCAGAAAAAAAGGATCCCGGAATGGCTGCCATAGAATTTATGGAAGTTAATAAAGACCTTTATCTGCTAAATTCTGTTAACAAGGAAATGCTTGTGAAAAGGATTGACACCGACCGTATCGGTGCCAGACATGTGCGCATGCAACAGGTATACAAGGAACTGCCTGTTTTTGGCAGTGAAATTATTGTACATATTGATGCTGACGATAATATAAAAGGAACAACCGGAAAGCTAACTCCTGAAATTGACCTGCCGGACAAAGCAAAGGTCACAGGAGAAGAAGCACTGAAGACTGTTCTTGAAGATGACAAAAATAATTCCAGAGGAAAACTGCATGCTGAACCTACACTGATGGTTCTGTCACAATTTGTGAAAGAACCACATCTGGTATGGCATGTTACAGTTGACGGAATTGACAAGGATCTTGGCGGGGATGAAACACCTGCTAAATGGGAATATTTTGTTGATGCACTTAACGGAAAAGTGGTCTGGAAATACAACAACGAACAGGGACACACAAGAACCACAGGTTCAGGAATCGGAACCTATGCCGGTTCTGTCACCATCAACACACTACACGATCACGGCACAGCCAAATACCTGCTTGAGGATCAATGGGTACCAAGTTCTGCAAGAGTTATTACCCATGATGCCAATGGCGGCTATCCTCCTGCTCCTGTTTCGGAAGACAATAATAATAATTGGTCTGCTTCCGGACAGGGGCCTGACGTTGATTGCCACCTTTATACCAGAATGGTTTACGACTACTACTTTACCGTACATGGACGTGACAGCTATGATGATGCAGGAGCTGACATGCATATTTATGCAAACTGCGGAAGCGGCTGGAACAATGCTACATGGAATGGCAGTTATGTCAAAATAGGAAACGGTGACGGTTCAAGATATAACTCACTTTGCGCACTGGATATTATAGCCCACGAGTGGACACATGCAGTCACAGAACATACAGCCGGACTGGTCTACAGCAACGAATCAGGTGCACTTAACGAATCCATGTCAGATGTTTTCGGTGCACTGATATCCGGAAACTGGCTCATAGGCGAAGAGCCCTGGCTGCCGACAACGGCACCAGCCCTGCGTAATATGGAAGATCCGACCAATGGTGGACAATATGACCCTGCAAACCCAATCGATAGTTCCAGAGCAGGCCACCAGCCAGATCACACAGGGGACCAATACACAGGATACTCAGATAACGGTGGAGTCCACATCAACAGTGGAATCATGAACAAAGCTGCTTACCTGATAGCCACCGGAGGGACACACAGGGGAATAAGGATCTGCGAGGGACTTGGTCGTGATGTACTTGGACTTATTTATTATCAGGCCCTCACAACACATCTTGTATCAAGTTCGGATTTCAGCGACATGAGAGATGCAGTACTGGATTCACTTGATGATCTCTATTCAAGCAATCCACATTATTCACGCTGGAGAGCAAGCATAATCAATGCTTTTGCTGCTGTGGGAATAGGTACAGCCGTAACATGCCCGTTCACATGCTGGATAGCACCGATGATCTGTCCACCATCTCCGCACGTACTATGTCCGCCTGCACCAGGATTTGTATGCCCACCGGCACCTTACATCTGCCCACCAGCACCGGACTTTGTATGCCCGCCATCTCCAATGATAGTTTGTCCACCGTCGCCATACATAGCCTGTCCGCCATCTCCAGGCCTTTCATGTCTGCCAGGACCGGACCCATTACCATATGATCCATACATCCGTGTCAAGAATCCAGTAATTACATTGAAAACTGACATTATTGAGATTGTAGGTATCGGACGTGAAACTGCAACCCTGTTTAAGGGAAGTTCGATTTCAACACTGGGAGACTTCCTGAAAGCAACAGAGAACTCAAAGAAGATTGCAGAACTCTCAGAGACACTGGGTATTTCAGAAACCAGGATACATGACTGGAGAAAGAAGACACTTGTGATGCTTGGGGAAATCAAGTGA
- a CDS encoding DUF6951 family protein, whose amino-acid sequence MPSQVTVNSAICGFKHKINGALEGKTVITDIETDCSKVAKIAHMEIPKKQTLNIKENYVMDQAQNVCCTTCIVPAGVLHVCKMELGMLSKTLAKQSERVSIEFDEE is encoded by the coding sequence ATGCCATCACAAGTAACTGTCAATTCCGCAATATGTGGTTTCAAACACAAGATCAATGGAGCGCTTGAAGGGAAAACTGTAATAACAGATATTGAAACTGATTGTTCCAAGGTTGCCAAGATAGCGCATATGGAAATTCCAAAAAAGCAGACCCTAAACATTAAAGAGAATTATGTCATGGACCAGGCACAAAATGTATGCTGTACAACCTGCATAGTTCCGGCAGGAGTCCTGCATGTTTGCAAAATGGAACTGGGTATGCTTTCAAAAACTCTGGCAAAACAATCAGAGAGAGTCAGTATAGAATTTGATGAGGAATAG
- a CDS encoding DMT family transporter, producing the protein MSPGSEKAYFELITGSVLFGLMGVFVDYLRAVPTGPMIFYKQFFGLISLFVFIMLTGKLSQIIPRRKKKCILLLGFINTCTIFSYFTCIKYTNFSVAILMLYTAPMYVTLLSPIVLKEKITRKGVVALVLSLTGLLFIVDMENVIAGLNLGLYGGSGYLIGIAAGILSGFSFGSEIVTIR; encoded by the coding sequence ATGAGTCCGGGTTCTGAAAAAGCATATTTTGAACTTATAACAGGTTCTGTTCTTTTCGGACTTATGGGAGTTTTTGTGGATTACCTTAGAGCTGTCCCCACAGGACCCATGATATTCTACAAGCAGTTTTTTGGTTTAATTTCGCTGTTTGTCTTCATTATGCTAACAGGAAAGTTATCCCAGATAATACCGCGCCGGAAGAAAAAATGCATTCTACTTCTCGGATTTATCAATACATGCACGATATTTTCGTACTTCACCTGCATCAAATATACCAACTTTTCAGTTGCTATTCTGATGTTATATACAGCACCTATGTATGTTACCCTGCTTTCACCAATTGTATTGAAAGAAAAAATAACAAGAAAAGGTGTTGTTGCATTAGTACTCTCCCTGACCGGTCTTCTCTTTATTGTTGACATGGAAAATGTTATAGCAGGATTGAATCTGGGTCTCTACGGGGGTAGCGGATACCTTATAGGAATTGCCGCAGGTATTCTTTCCGGTTTTTCGTTTGGCAGTGAGATAGTAACTATAAGGTAA
- the upp gene encoding uracil phosphoribosyltransferase has product MIEDKRWEGVYSFEDSPYLMEILTELRSKETENVRFRKDLVKLGRYMGYEFTKTMDFKKVKIETPLESTEGIASGDRDHVYIITVLRVAIPLMEGLIKTLEHSRVGIVSASRGKAPDFDIEMSYIKVPHMREEDTVIVCDPMIATGSTLLKTVSEIKKCGNPKRVVIIGILAAPEGISALKEALPDVEIYVTKIDRELNDKGYILPGLGDAGDRAFGEPLNISMLPLMHNLE; this is encoded by the coding sequence ATGATAGAAGACAAAAGATGGGAAGGTGTGTATTCCTTTGAAGATTCTCCTTATCTAATGGAAATACTAACAGAGCTTCGTTCTAAAGAAACAGAAAATGTCCGATTCAGAAAAGATCTTGTGAAACTTGGCAGATACATGGGTTATGAGTTCACAAAGACAATGGATTTTAAAAAAGTGAAAATAGAGACTCCCCTTGAGAGTACAGAAGGTATCGCTTCCGGTGACAGGGATCATGTGTATATTATCACTGTGCTCAGGGTGGCTATTCCACTCATGGAAGGTCTCATCAAGACACTGGAACATTCAAGGGTAGGCATTGTTTCCGCTTCAAGGGGCAAGGCCCCGGATTTTGACATTGAGATGAGCTATATCAAAGTCCCTCATATGAGGGAAGAAGATACTGTGATTGTCTGCGACCCGATGATAGCCACAGGTTCCACTCTTCTGAAAACGGTTTCAGAGATTAAGAAATGCGGAAACCCAAAAAGAGTTGTAATCATAGGCATTCTTGCAGCTCCGGAAGGTATAAGTGCTCTTAAAGAGGCTCTTCCGGATGTTGAAATCTACGTTACAAAAATCGACAGGGAGCTTAATGACAAAGGTTACATCCTTCCGGGCCTTGGAGATGCGGGCGACAGAGCCTTCGGAGAGCCGCTTAATATCTCAATGCTTCCTCTGATGCACAATCTGGAATAA
- a CDS encoding SatD family protein — MQDNRELYAVITGDLISSSDMNYSDREVLLSIMHDTFSFINNQFHPAGELSFPFEISRGDSFQTLLRTPEDALLASVLLFLKLGFFSKINQKIASRISIGIGSVEYIPESGSVGEADGQAFRLSGKTLDSMKEQEKHLLISTASPALNLMLESQCAFFDNMAARWTDIQKEILFEKLGGLTQDEIASKLGKSQSTVSQSLKAAGFDALKKFLDNYASLFEYPDIFSMGNK, encoded by the coding sequence TTGCAAGATAATAGAGAACTATATGCGGTAATTACAGGTGATCTTATAAGTTCGTCTGATATGAATTACAGTGACAGAGAGGTACTTCTCTCTATAATGCATGATACATTCTCTTTTATAAATAACCAATTCCATCCTGCCGGGGAACTCTCATTCCCTTTTGAAATATCCCGGGGTGACAGTTTCCAGACATTATTAAGGACTCCTGAAGATGCTCTGCTGGCATCTGTGCTTCTTTTTCTGAAATTAGGGTTTTTCAGCAAAATAAATCAAAAAATTGCATCCAGAATATCAATCGGCATTGGAAGTGTGGAATACATTCCGGAATCCGGCAGTGTAGGTGAGGCTGACGGACAGGCGTTTAGACTTTCAGGCAAGACTTTGGATAGTATGAAAGAGCAGGAAAAACATCTTCTTATAAGCACGGCCAGTCCTGCATTGAACCTGATGCTGGAATCTCAATGTGCTTTTTTTGATAATATGGCTGCCAGATGGACAGATATTCAGAAGGAGATACTTTTTGAGAAACTCGGCGGCCTGACGCAGGATGAGATTGCATCAAAACTTGGAAAATCCCAGTCAACTGTTTCCCAGAGCCTGAAAGCCGCAGGTTTTGATGCCCTGAAGAAGTTCCTGGATAACTATGCAAGCTTATTTGAATATCCGGATATATTCTCTATGGGGAATAAATGA
- a CDS encoding DUF3307 domain-containing protein, giving the protein MMDVAVLNLSLLARLLLSHVLADFVFQNRTMVNDRFENKWRSKWLYIHGFLAGLLAYLISGAYGFLWLFLFYTISHLLIDGFKSTRKDNLKWFIIDQLAHLITIIVVWSVITGLENIVTGISFIQLNNTRAWIMILAYIVVIWPSGILIGKFTEPWHHDKDGEEGEGLFNAGLWIGRLERFLLLTFVLLEQYQAIGLLVTAKSIFRYTSDRKVSEYILIGTLLSFTIAVFVGIIAKWMLDIGV; this is encoded by the coding sequence ATGATGGATGTTGCTGTATTAAATTTATCACTGCTTGCAAGACTTCTTCTATCGCATGTGCTTGCAGATTTTGTGTTCCAGAACCGGACAATGGTAAATGATCGTTTTGAGAATAAATGGCGTTCAAAATGGCTTTACATACACGGCTTCCTCGCAGGCCTGCTTGCATACCTTATTTCAGGAGCATATGGTTTTCTCTGGTTGTTTTTGTTTTATACGATTTCCCATCTTTTGATAGATGGTTTCAAATCCACACGCAAGGACAATCTGAAATGGTTTATTATTGATCAGTTAGCTCATCTGATAACAATAATAGTCGTTTGGTCAGTGATAACCGGATTAGAAAACATAGTTACAGGTATTTCGTTCATTCAATTGAATAATACAAGAGCCTGGATTATGATACTTGCTTATATTGTTGTAATCTGGCCGAGTGGCATACTGATTGGTAAATTTACAGAACCATGGCATCATGATAAGGACGGTGAAGAAGGCGAAGGCCTTTTTAATGCAGGTCTGTGGATAGGACGGCTTGAGAGATTCCTGCTCCTGACATTCGTGCTGCTGGAACAATATCAGGCAATAGGTTTACTTGTAACTGCGAAATCCATTTTCAGATACACAAGTGATCGTAAGGTAAGTGAGTATATTCTCATAGGTACTCTATTGAGCTTTACCATAGCTGTTTTTGTGGGAATTATTGCAAAATGGATGCTTGATATAGGGGTTTAG
- a CDS encoding DMT family transporter, which translates to MKDDYSSVALLFWYTFIGVILLIPLSGGFPESVIIDNMPMLIFFGVINTALAAVLYVSGISQIEAQKGSILALLEPVSGIFFDITIVHTPLIVDTVIGCVFILIGAYVAVMEKSPKVFGKYFTIQI; encoded by the coding sequence ATCAAGGACGACTACTCCAGTGTTGCCCTGCTTTTCTGGTATACTTTTATTGGAGTTATTTTGTTGATACCTTTATCAGGCGGTTTCCCGGAAAGCGTAATCATAGACAATATGCCAATGCTGATTTTCTTTGGTGTTATTAACACCGCCCTGGCGGCGGTTCTTTATGTCAGCGGCATTTCCCAGATAGAAGCACAGAAAGGAAGCATACTTGCCCTGCTCGAACCTGTGAGTGGTATATTTTTTGATATTACAATCGTTCATACACCATTAATTGTCGACACGGTTATCGGATGCGTTTTCATCCTGATTGGGGCTTATGTTGCAGTGATGGAAAAAAGCCCGAAAGTATTTGGGAAGTACTTTACGATTCAGATCTAA
- a CDS encoding VOC family protein — MATFVHIDIPTDNLERSKKFYSELFGWTFEKPFPDMEYYIFATKDLEGNEGIAGGMGNREEPGQSVTNFIEVPSLDEYIKKIKAAGGKVSEPMPVPGMGYLSMCEDTEGNGFGIWEGNPDAK; from the coding sequence ATGGCAACATTCGTCCACATAGACATACCAACAGACAATCTTGAAAGATCAAAGAAATTCTATTCTGAGCTTTTTGGATGGACATTTGAAAAACCATTTCCTGACATGGAATACTACATATTTGCAACCAAGGATCTGGAAGGAAATGAAGGTATTGCAGGAGGCATGGGCAACAGGGAGGAGCCCGGCCAGAGCGTTACAAATTTCATAGAAGTTCCATCATTGGATGAATACATAAAGAAAATAAAGGCAGCAGGCGGTAAAGTTTCCGAACCTATGCCTGTTCCGGGAATGGGTTACCTTTCAATGTGCGAGGATACCGAGGGGAATGGTTTTGGAATCTGGGAAGGGAATCCTGATGCAAAGTAA
- a CDS encoding carboxymuconolactone decarboxylase family protein, giving the protein MRMLEEFFPEFTEKLDEIDKLYAENRPVDEKTYQFLCFALSIKARSKPCVLKHFKGALDAGATVKELSYILALTMREAAGADDCWTHDVIGDWKEIMKGNICCSCSGDEEK; this is encoded by the coding sequence ATGAGGATGCTAGAAGAGTTCTTCCCGGAATTTACTGAAAAACTTGATGAGATTGACAAACTTTACGCTGAAAACAGACCAGTGGATGAGAAAACATATCAGTTCCTCTGCTTTGCACTTTCCATTAAAGCCAGGTCAAAACCCTGTGTACTCAAACATTTCAAGGGTGCTCTGGATGCCGGAGCAACTGTAAAGGAGCTTTCATATATACTTGCACTCACCATGAGAGAAGCTGCAGGTGCAGATGACTGCTGGACCCATGATGTAATTGGCGACTGGAAGGAAATAATGAAAGGCAATATATGTTGCAGTTGTTCAGGTGATGAAGAGAAATAG